In one Pseudomonas sp. Bout1 genomic region, the following are encoded:
- a CDS encoding carboxylate-amine ligase: MDRGQRFGIEEEYFIIDLRSRRLLAEPSARVLAACREAIGEGFSYEMFQGQVEVASPVFDDAVDAATYLGRVRRELDQALAEHGLGFISSGAHPMAGWQAQRATPQAHFQRLFDEFRIVAQRSVLNGLHVHAEIPAGVDRIAVMNEVLPWLPMLLALSVSSPLWQGQPSGYCSYRQVVCDEWPRMGIPEYLLDEPGFEHYLGLLKQTGAVASDANIWWGCRPSLSYPTLELRMTDACPRLSDALALAGLFRVMVKYACLLPAPGSQYSVECHWLLKENRHQARRWGHQGRFVLAPETPVLSLEQWLTLAEQRFGATARALGEEGVFIKARQILRDGTSAQRQSAWYEASAAPAEERWPAVVDGLLAESREGQVVPAS, encoded by the coding sequence ATGGACCGCGGACAGCGCTTTGGCATTGAAGAAGAATATTTCATCATCGATCTGCGCAGCCGACGCCTGCTTGCCGAGCCGTCGGCGCGGGTGTTGGCAGCCTGTCGCGAGGCCATTGGCGAGGGCTTTTCCTATGAGATGTTCCAGGGCCAGGTCGAAGTGGCATCGCCGGTGTTTGACGATGCCGTAGACGCTGCCACCTACCTTGGCCGCGTGCGCCGGGAACTGGACCAGGCATTGGCCGAACACGGGCTAGGGTTTATCAGCAGCGGCGCGCACCCAATGGCTGGTTGGCAGGCGCAACGGGCTACCCCGCAGGCGCATTTCCAGCGGTTGTTCGATGAGTTCCGAATCGTCGCGCAGCGTAGCGTGCTCAACGGTCTGCACGTTCACGCAGAGATCCCGGCAGGTGTCGATCGCATCGCGGTGATGAACGAGGTATTGCCCTGGTTGCCGATGCTGCTGGCCCTGAGTGTTTCATCGCCGTTGTGGCAGGGCCAACCCAGTGGCTATTGCAGCTATCGACAAGTGGTGTGTGACGAGTGGCCGCGTATGGGCATCCCCGAATACCTGCTGGATGAGCCCGGTTTCGAGCACTACTTGGGCTTACTCAAACAAACCGGCGCGGTGGCCAGCGACGCCAATATCTGGTGGGGTTGCCGACCCTCTTTGAGCTACCCGACGCTGGAGTTGCGCATGACTGACGCGTGCCCGCGTTTGAGCGACGCGCTGGCCTTGGCCGGGCTGTTCCGGGTGATGGTCAAATATGCCTGCCTGTTACCGGCGCCTGGCAGTCAATACAGTGTCGAGTGCCACTGGCTGCTCAAGGAAAACCGGCATCAGGCCAGGCGTTGGGGGCACCAGGGGCGCTTTGTGCTTGCGCCCGAGACGCCGGTGCTGTCGCTTGAACAATGGCTGACATTGGCAGAGCAACGCTTTGGCGCCACTGCCCGAGCGCTGGGCGAGGAGGGCGTGTTTATTAAGGCCCGGCAAATACTGCGCGATGGCACCAGCGCGCAACGCCAGTCAGCTTGGTATGAAGCCAGCGCGGCGCCGGCCGAGGAACGCTGGCCGGCCGTGGTAGACGGGCTGTTGGCGGAGAGCCGGGAGGGACAGGTGGTTCCGGCGAGTTGA
- a CDS encoding SDR family oxidoreductase has protein sequence MSNYPKPPFKPQQQTVPGAQYRMDPQPDCGEKTYKGSGRLANKIALITGADSGIGRAVAIAFAREGADVAISYLDEHEDAKETARWVEAAGRQCVLLPGDLSRQPHCAAIVNDTVEAFGRIDILVNNAAFQMTHETLEEISDEEWVKTFDVNVTAMFRICKAALPHMAEGSSIINTSSVNSDAPNPTLLCYAATKGAIANFTAGLAQLLGKRGIRVNSVAPGPIWTPLIVSTMPEESVKNFGGNTPLGRPGQPVEVAPIYVLLASDEGSYISGERYGVTGGKPIL, from the coding sequence ATGAGCAACTACCCAAAACCACCGTTCAAACCCCAACAGCAAACGGTGCCCGGCGCGCAATACCGGATGGACCCGCAACCCGATTGTGGTGAAAAAACCTATAAGGGTTCAGGCCGGTTGGCGAACAAAATCGCCTTGATCACCGGTGCCGACAGCGGCATCGGCCGAGCCGTCGCCATTGCCTTCGCACGTGAAGGTGCGGACGTAGCAATCTCCTACCTGGACGAGCACGAGGACGCCAAGGAAACCGCGCGCTGGGTCGAAGCGGCCGGCCGCCAGTGCGTGCTTTTGCCGGGTGATTTGAGCCGCCAGCCGCACTGCGCGGCCATCGTGAATGACACGGTAGAAGCCTTCGGCCGCATAGACATTCTGGTCAACAACGCAGCCTTTCAGATGACCCACGAAACCCTGGAGGAAATTTCTGACGAGGAATGGGTGAAGACTTTCGACGTCAACGTCACCGCCATGTTTCGGATCTGCAAGGCTGCGCTGCCCCATATGGCCGAGGGCAGTTCGATCATTAACACCAGCTCGGTCAACTCTGATGCGCCCAACCCGACCCTGTTGTGTTACGCAGCCACCAAGGGCGCCATCGCCAATTTCACGGCAGGCCTGGCGCAGTTGCTCGGCAAGCGCGGGATCCGCGTCAACAGCGTCGCGCCGGGGCCTATCTGGACACCTCTGATCGTGTCGACGATGCCTGAAGAGTCAGTGAAGAATTTCGGTGGCAATACGCCCCTGGGTCGCCCAGGCCAACCGGTCGAAGTGGCGCCGATTTATGTACTGCTGGCATCCGATGAGGGCAGTTACATCTCCGGCGAACGCTACGGCGTGACGGGCGGTAAGCCGATTCTCTGA
- a CDS encoding thiamine pyrophosphate-requiring protein, which translates to MTTTVGDFLVERLAQWGVTRIFGYPGDGINGVFGALSRANGKIEFIQARHEEMAAFMASAHAKFTGELGVCIATSGPGASHLITGLYDARMDHMPVLAIVGQQARAALGGHYQQELDLVSMFKDVAGAFVQQASVPSQVRHLIDRAVRTAVGERRVTAIILPNDLQEAAYEPPARAHGTVHSGVGYSKPKVVPYDADLQRAADVLNAGKKVAILVGAGALAATDQVIAVAEALGAGVAKALLGKAVLPDDLPWVTGSIGLLGTEPSYKLMTECDTLLMIGSGFPYSEFLPKEGQARGVQIDLQPDMLSLRYPMEVNLLGDAAETLSALLPLLEHKTTRTWRKKIEGWRASWEKTLEKRALAKAKPINPQRVVYELSPRLPDHAIITSDSGSCANWYARDLKIRRGMQCSLSGGLASMGAAVPYAIAAKFAHPQQTVIALVGDGAMQMNNMAELITVAKYWRQWQSPKWICAVFNNEDLNQVTWEQRVMEGDPKFEASQNIPDVPYHLFAISLGLKGIFVEREEDVASAWEQALASDVPVLIEFKTDPNVPPLPPHIKLEQAKKFASTLLQGDPDEAGVIVQTAKQVLASVLPGRAKP; encoded by the coding sequence ATGACAACGACAGTAGGTGACTTTCTGGTTGAACGGCTTGCCCAGTGGGGCGTCACGCGGATTTTTGGTTATCCGGGTGACGGCATCAACGGCGTGTTTGGTGCCTTGAGTCGCGCCAACGGCAAAATCGAGTTCATCCAGGCCCGTCACGAAGAAATGGCCGCGTTCATGGCTTCGGCCCACGCTAAATTTACTGGCGAGCTTGGGGTATGCATTGCCACCTCCGGGCCGGGTGCGTCGCATTTGATCACTGGACTGTATGACGCGCGTATGGACCACATGCCGGTGCTGGCCATTGTCGGGCAACAAGCCCGGGCAGCGCTGGGCGGCCATTACCAGCAAGAGCTGGACCTGGTCTCGATGTTCAAGGACGTGGCCGGCGCCTTTGTGCAACAGGCCTCGGTGCCGTCGCAGGTGCGCCACCTGATTGACCGTGCGGTACGCACCGCCGTCGGCGAGCGTCGGGTCACTGCGATCATTTTGCCCAACGACTTGCAGGAAGCTGCCTACGAGCCTCCCGCCAGGGCCCATGGCACGGTGCATTCCGGAGTGGGCTACAGCAAACCCAAGGTAGTGCCCTATGACGCCGACCTGCAGCGCGCGGCGGACGTACTCAATGCCGGCAAAAAGGTTGCAATTCTGGTCGGCGCCGGGGCACTGGCGGCGACTGATCAGGTGATCGCCGTGGCCGAAGCATTGGGCGCAGGCGTCGCCAAGGCGTTGCTCGGCAAGGCGGTGTTGCCCGATGACTTGCCGTGGGTGACCGGCAGCATCGGCCTGCTCGGCACCGAACCCAGCTACAAGTTGATGACCGAATGCGACACCTTGTTGATGATCGGCTCGGGTTTTCCCTATTCCGAGTTCCTGCCCAAGGAAGGCCAGGCGCGCGGCGTGCAGATTGACCTGCAACCCGACATGCTGAGCCTGCGCTACCCGATGGAGGTGAACCTGCTCGGCGATGCGGCCGAAACCCTATCCGCACTGCTGCCGCTGCTGGAACACAAGACCACGCGTACCTGGCGCAAAAAGATCGAAGGCTGGCGCGCAAGCTGGGAGAAAACCCTGGAGAAACGCGCCCTGGCCAAGGCCAAGCCGATCAACCCCCAGCGCGTGGTATACGAACTTTCGCCGCGCTTGCCCGACCACGCGATTATCACCAGCGACTCCGGCTCCTGCGCCAACTGGTATGCGCGTGATCTGAAGATCCGCCGGGGCATGCAGTGTTCGCTGTCCGGCGGCCTGGCGTCGATGGGCGCCGCCGTGCCCTATGCGATTGCGGCCAAATTCGCCCATCCGCAGCAAACGGTGATCGCGCTGGTAGGCGATGGCGCGATGCAAATGAACAACATGGCCGAGTTGATCACCGTCGCCAAATACTGGCGGCAGTGGCAGAGCCCGAAATGGATCTGCGCAGTCTTCAACAACGAGGACTTGAACCAGGTCACCTGGGAGCAACGGGTGATGGAAGGCGATCCCAAGTTCGAGGCTTCGCAGAACATCCCCGACGTGCCGTACCACCTGTTTGCGATCTCGCTGGGGCTCAAGGGTATCTTCGTCGAGCGCGAAGAAGACGTCGCGTCGGCCTGGGAGCAAGCGCTCGCCTCTGATGTGCCGGTGTTGATCGAGTTCAAGACCGACCCCAACGTGCCGCCGCTGCCACCGCATATCAAGCTGGAACAAGCGAAGAAATTTGCTTCCACGCTGCTCCAGGGCGATCCGGATGAGGCCGGGGTGATTGTGCAAACTGCCAAGCAAGTGCTGGCGAGTGTCTTGCCGGGGCGCGCGAAGCCATAG
- a CDS encoding cytochrome c3 family protein: protein MTQIFRRSADTWLRVGLLLLIVGLSGGLLVALTLEGTDYRTGRNWVVEQPLPFSHAHHAGELKIDCRYCHSAVQSSAIASLPPTETCMSCHSQVWKNADVLAPLRKSLREHEPMHWQRVVELPDYVYFHHGVHVNAGVGCSECHGQVDRMQLMFKAQPLNMGQCLACHRDPAPHLRPVDQVTNMQWRTDEDRRALGERLMKAHPIDIRGLTDCGTCHR from the coding sequence ATGACGCAGATTTTCAGGCGCTCGGCCGACACCTGGTTGCGCGTGGGACTGCTGCTGCTGATCGTCGGCCTCTCGGGAGGCTTGCTTGTGGCATTGACCCTGGAGGGCACCGACTACCGCACCGGGCGTAATTGGGTGGTCGAACAGCCCTTGCCCTTCAGTCATGCCCACCACGCGGGCGAGCTGAAGATTGACTGTCGCTACTGCCACAGCGCGGTGCAGTCCTCGGCTATCGCCAGCCTGCCGCCCACCGAAACCTGTATGAGCTGTCATTCCCAGGTCTGGAAAAACGCCGACGTGCTGGCGCCGTTGCGCAAGAGCCTGCGCGAGCATGAGCCGATGCACTGGCAGCGCGTGGTCGAGCTGCCGGACTACGTATACTTCCATCACGGCGTGCATGTAAACGCTGGTGTTGGCTGTAGCGAATGTCACGGCCAGGTCGACCGTATGCAACTGATGTTCAAGGCCCAACCTCTGAATATGGGCCAGTGCCTGGCCTGTCACCGGGACCCAGCACCGCACCTGCGGCCGGTAGATCAGGTAACGAACATGCAGTGGCGTACCGATGAGGATCGCCGCGCTCTGGGTGAGCGTCTTATGAAGGCGCACCCTATTGATATCCGAGGTCTGACCGACTGCGGGACGTGCCACCGATGA